From the genome of Chlamydiota bacterium, one region includes:
- a CDS encoding DUF2442 domain-containing protein, translating into MKYQFYRNRVRFKNGQLRLFDVKPYLNKGIFKELKNESYFKKVRIVWGGIGWPNEQDLSSDTLYYGGLPSKKKVKICLS; encoded by the coding sequence TTGAAATATCAGTTTTACCGCAATCGTGTTAGATTTAAGAATGGTCAATTAAGATTGTTTGATGTGAAGCCTTACTTGAATAAAGGAATTTTTAAGGAATTGAAGAATGAGTCTTACTTTAAAAAAGTACGGATCGTTTGGGGTGGGATTGGATGGCCAAATGAGCAAGATTTGAGCTCGGATACGTTGTATTATGGTGGGCTTCCGTCTAAAAAAAAAGTAAAGATATGTTTGTCGTGA